GGTGGGCAAGCGCACCGCCGAGGCGGCCTTCGCCATCGCCGCAGCCCTGACGGACGAGGGCCTCATCGGCGCGGACGAGGCCCTGGCGCGGGTGAGCGGGGAGGGACTGGCGCGGTTGATGTTCCCCCGCTTCGACGCCTCCACGACGGGCGAACCGCTCACACGCGGCCTGCCGGCCTCGCCGGGTGCCGCGGTCGGCGCCGCCGTCTTCGACTCCGCGGAAGCGGTACGGCGCCACGCCGCGGGTGAGCCGGTGGTCCTGGTGCGCCAGGAGACCAATCCGGACGACCTCCCCGGCATGGTCGCCGCCCGGGCGGTGCTGACCAGCCGGGGCGGCAAGACGTCGCACGCGGCCGTGGTCGCACGCGGCATGGGCAAGGTCTGCGTCTGCGGTGCGGAGGACATCGTCGTGGACACCGCGGCCCGGCGGCTCACCACAGGGGACGGCACCGTCGTCGAGGAGGGCACCGTGCTCTCCGTGGACGGCTCCGCGGGCACGGTGTACACCGGCGCGGTGCCGCTCGTCGACTCGGCGGTGATGCACCGGCTGGAAACCGGTGACGCCGACGGGATCCCGGACGCGCTGGTCGGCGCCGTCACGCGTGCCCTGGACCACGCGGACGAAGTACGGCGGCTGGAGGTCAGGGCCAATGCCGACACCCCCGAGGACGCCGCGCGCGCCCGTCGGTTCGGCGCCCAGGGCATCGGCCTGTGCCGCACCGAGCACATGTTCCTGGGCGAGCGGCGCAGGCTGGTCGAGCGGATGATCCTGGCCGACGGTGATACGGACCGCGACCGGGCGCTCGAGGCCCTCCTGCCGCTGCAACGCCAGGACTTCACGGGCATCCTCGCGGCGATGGACGGGCTGCCGGTCACCATCCGCCTCCTCGACCCGCCCCTGCACGAGTTCCTCCCCGACCGCCTCGGGCTCGCCACCCGCCTCGCCGCCGCCGAGGCCCGTGGCGAGACCCCGGACGGGCACGACGCCGAGTTGTTGGACGCCGTGAGCCGCATGCACGAGGAGAATCCGATGCTCGGGCTGCGCGGCGTCCGTCTCGGCCTGGTGGTTCCCGGGCTGGTCGCCATGCAGGTCCGGGCGGTGGCCGAGGCAGTCGTGGAGCGTGTCCGGGCGGGCGGCAGCCCGCAGGCGGAGATCATGGTCCCGCTCGTCGGCGACGTCACCGAGTTCCGGCTGGTACGCGAAGAGGTGGACCGCGTCCTGGCCGACGTGTCCGCCACGTCCGGCGTCCCGGTGGACTGCCCGGTCGGCACCATGATCGAATTGCCGCGGGCCGCACTCACCGCCGGCCGGATCGCCGAGGAAGCGGAGTTCTTCTCCTTCGGCACCAACGACCTCACCCAGACAACCTGGGGCTTCTCCCGCGACGACGTCGAGGCGGCCTTCTTCTCCGCCTACCTCGACAAGGGGGTCTTCACCGCCTCACCTTTCGAGACGATCGACCGCGAGGGCGTCGGACGGCTCGTGGAGATCGCCGTCGCCGAGGGCCGCTCCGTTCGGCCCTCCCTGGAGACGGGCGTGTGCGGCGAACACGGTGGAGACCCCGAGTCGGTGCACTTCTTCCACGCCGCCGGCCTCGACTACGTGTCCTGCTCACCGTTCCGGGTCCCGGTGGCCCGGCTGGAAGCCGGACGGGCCGCGCTGAAGGGAGAAGCGCCACCCGACATCAGGTGAGGGCCACGGCACTGGAGGCGACGCCTGCGCATGTCCAAGACCGCGGCGCCGGCGTCATCGGCGGCGTTACGCAGCATCCGCCCGCGGCCGGTGTACCAGAGCGGCCAAGTCCGGATGCAGCACAAAGGGGGCCGTGAGGTACTTGTTCAAGGGAGTGCGCACGTTGCTGAGACCGCGGAGGCCACCTGTTATGTCACCAGCTGTCATCGCGGGTCTGGAGACCCGGGAGGCCCGCTGTGTCTGATCCGGGGCACCACGGGGATTCTGCGCCGGAACAGCGCGCGGACGTCTCTGAGACGCACACCGCAGTGGTCTTCTTCATGGGAGATCGCGCTTACAAGCGCAAGAAGCCGGTGAATCTGGGGTTCTTGGACTACACCGCGCTGTCGTCGCGTCGCGCCGTGTGTGAGCGCGAGATCGAACTCAACCGACGGTTCTCGCCAGACGTGTACACGGGTCTGGGAGAGCTGCGCGCCCCGGGTGAGCAGGAGGCTGAGCCGCTTGTAGTGATGCGCCGCATGCCTGGTGACCGCCGTCTGTCGCATCTTGTCCGGGCCGGAGCCCCCGTCGACGAAGCCCTACGGGCCGTCGCCAGGCAACTCGCCGCATGGCACGTCGCCGCGCCCCGAGGACCCGGCATCGCGGCACAGGGCACGCGGGACGCCCTGGCAGCGCGCTGGGACGCCAGTTTGGCGCAGGTCGATGCCATGGCCGCCGAGGGCGCGACGAGGGACGAGCTGACTGGGATCGAGCGGCTGTTCCGTCGCTATCTCGCGGGCCGCAAGCCCTTGTTCGACCTTCGCATCGAGCAGGGGCGGGTGCTCGACGGGCATGGTGACCTTCTCGCCGACGACATCTTCTGCCTCGACGACGGGCCACGGATCCTGGACTGCCTGGAGTTCGACGACCTTCTCCGGTACGTCGACGGGCTTGACGACGCCGCGTTCCTGGCCATGGACCTCGAACTGCTGGGAGCGTCCGAGTCCGCGGCATTCTTCCTGGCCCAGTACAGCGAGTACTCCGGTGACCACGCACCGCGGTCCTTGTGGCACCACTACGTCGCCTATCGCGCCTTCGTCCGGGCCAAGGTCTCCATGATCCAGGCCCGGCAGGGCGCGCCCGGCGCGCAGGCGACGGCACGACAGCTCGTCGTCATGGCGCTGCGCCATCTGCGGACTTCGGCCGTAGGTCTGACGCTCGTGGCCGGACTTCCCGGCACCGGGAAGTCCACGCTTTCCGGGGCACTGGCCGACCGTCTGGGAGCAGTGCTGCTCAGCAGCGACCGTCTGCGCAAGGAGATGGCGGGACTCTCCCCTCAAGAGACCGCAACGGCCGAGTACGGCGAGGGCTTGTACACCCCTCAGTGGACGGCCAGAACCTATGTCGCGCTGCTGGACCGCGCAGCGGCTCTCCTGGCCAGGGGCGAGTCCGTGGTCCTGGATGCCACGTGGATCGACTCGGCCCAGCGCGAGGCGGCGCGGCG
The Streptomyces sp. NBC_01723 genome window above contains:
- the ppdK gene encoding pyruvate, phosphate dikinase; this translates as MVRYVYDFTDGGRERAGLLGGKGANLAEMTRLGLPVPPGFTLTTEACRDFLATGTEPAGLARELSSHLGGLEEAAGRRLGQRDDPLLVSVRSGARFSMPGMMETILDVGLNDDSVGGLAKASGSERFAWDSYRRLVQMFGSTVMGVEAPRFEAALDRLKVLRGVPDDVHLEAGDLAGLVESYKELIRSETGEEFPQSPADQLRRAVLAVFMSWNGERARLYRRREHIPDDLGTAVNVQRMVFGNLGADSGSGVAFTRDPATGRPGLYGDYLPDAQGEDVVAGIRNTVPLAGLERLDPHSYRQLREHMRTLERHYRDLCDIEFTIERGKLWMLQTRVGKRTAEAAFAIAAALTDEGLIGADEALARVSGEGLARLMFPRFDASTTGEPLTRGLPASPGAAVGAAVFDSAEAVRRHAAGEPVVLVRQETNPDDLPGMVAARAVLTSRGGKTSHAAVVARGMGKVCVCGAEDIVVDTAARRLTTGDGTVVEEGTVLSVDGSAGTVYTGAVPLVDSAVMHRLETGDADGIPDALVGAVTRALDHADEVRRLEVRANADTPEDAARARRFGAQGIGLCRTEHMFLGERRRLVERMILADGDTDRDRALEALLPLQRQDFTGILAAMDGLPVTIRLLDPPLHEFLPDRLGLATRLAAAEARGETPDGHDAELLDAVSRMHEENPMLGLRGVRLGLVVPGLVAMQVRAVAEAVVERVRAGGSPQAEIMVPLVGDVTEFRLVREEVDRVLADVSATSGVPVDCPVGTMIELPRAALTAGRIAEEAEFFSFGTNDLTQTTWGFSRDDVEAAFFSAYLDKGVFTASPFETIDREGVGRLVEIAVAEGRSVRPSLETGVCGEHGGDPESVHFFHAAGLDYVSCSPFRVPVARLEAGRAALKGEAPPDIR
- a CDS encoding bifunctional aminoglycoside phosphotransferase/ATP-binding protein; this translates as MSDPGHHGDSAPEQRADVSETHTAVVFFMGDRAYKRKKPVNLGFLDYTALSSRRAVCEREIELNRRFSPDVYTGLGELRAPGEQEAEPLVVMRRMPGDRRLSHLVRAGAPVDEALRAVARQLAAWHVAAPRGPGIAAQGTRDALAARWDASLAQVDAMAAEGATRDELTGIERLFRRYLAGRKPLFDLRIEQGRVLDGHGDLLADDIFCLDDGPRILDCLEFDDLLRYVDGLDDAAFLAMDLELLGASESAAFFLAQYSEYSGDHAPRSLWHHYVAYRAFVRAKVSMIQARQGAPGAQATARQLVVMALRHLRTSAVGLTLVAGLPGTGKSTLSGALADRLGAVLLSSDRLRKEMAGLSPQETATAEYGEGLYTPQWTARTYVALLDRAAALLARGESVVLDATWIDSAQREAARRTAEHADADLVALHCHVPGDMAAARLTTRTPGASDADLRVADAMAAKEEPWPEAISVDTSGSLESAVAQAMAAVRPWGSDQAKVFRRPYMEPD